The sequence CCCAAGCAGGGCCCCTGTATTTAGCGGGTGCCTGCCACCCCAGGAGAGTCATGCCAAGGATGATGTCATGCTAAGTGCTTTCAGAGGGTGTTGCCAGCATCGCCTCTTCTGGGAGCTTTTTTGCAGGTTCGGTGAGCAAAACAGCTCCCTGAGGCAGCAGTGCCTGGTGGGGCGCAGGAGAGCCAGGGAGAACAGAGGTAGTGGGAGCATAAGCACGCATGGACCAGGTTGCACTGTCCCCATGGCTGGCACTGCACCACGAcatggtgtccccagcccctcatGGTCCACAAGGACGTGAACTGGGCACCTAGACTCAGCTGGAGTtggtttattattttcattagcaaCAGAAACCATGTGCGCAGGCTTTGAGGGTGcacagaggtgtgtgtgtgggggggggttagCTCTTGGGGTTGGCACTGTCATGCCAACCTGTCGCTGTGGAAGCGAGCATGGTCTCTGTGCCTGGGGCAGACACATGGAACAGAGGAGCTGggtcctggctgctggcagggtgATGATGTCCCCATGACAGGAGGTGCTGCAAGGAGGGCGACACGCACAGGAACAGGCACAACGGCGTAACCCTGCAGAACCAGAGGCAACAACATCACAGCATGCCCTGAGGCCAGGCGTCAGAGCTCATTGTGCACCTGGGGCCACCAGGTCCAAGGGCAATGCCTGTGGAGCTGAGCCTGGGCTCGTGGCCCACAGCCACCCATGTAAGGCTGGGTCCTCAGGAGGAACCACCAGTCCTAAACAGTGAAACACAATCAGCACATGTAGGCGCGTGTCCATCAACCACCCGCTTGTCTGGCACCACCACgagctgctgctcttgctgcttgTCTCCTGTTCCTCTCCAGATCCCCCTTCCCTGCTGGGCTGCCTGCTGGCCCCTACAAAGCATCACCCCCATCAGGTCTGTGCACCAGCCTGCAGGGAAGCCTGCGGTGGAAAGGGAAACTTACAGCTCTTGGCTTTAAATAAAAGCACCTTTAATGCCCGTagtggctgctggagctggcagcAGACTTCTGAGGAATGCCACCCACACAGCTGTGACATGGACAATAGGTACACGAAGGCAGGAGGTTCCAGCCACCCAGACAAAAGGGTGGTGTTGCAGTAACTGGCCAGGTGAGAGCACCTTTATAACCCAAAACCACTTGACGCGGCTTTTTGTGAGGGCAAAGGCACGTCCCGGAACCTGGCGTCAGGAAGGAGAAGGCCGGGGCGGTGGCCGAGGGGAGCCAGCCGGGGGACCTCACCCCCGCCCGCTACTGACACCGGCCGGCCGGGGGCGGGGCTtaggggcggggggcggggccgtcCGCCCGGCTCCGCGGCCCCATTGGCTACCGCCCGTGAGGCGATATCGGCCCAGGGAGGCGCGGTGGCGACCCGGCGAcgatggggacggggacggcgATGGCGGTGGATGGCGGGTGGGTGCCGGCGCGGCCTGGCGTACgggagccggcggggcggggcagaGCGGGAGTGGCGGCCGCAGCTAACGGTGTCCATGTCTGGCAGGGCGGtgcggcggcgcggcggcccgCGGCGTTCGGCGGCGGCCACGGTGCTGCCCGCCTGGCGGTTGCACTGCGAGGGCGGCCGCCAGTGCTGGCGCTACCTAGGCGATGGCGACGACGGCGAGGCGGGCGGCGAGCGACGGGCACAGACGGCGCTGGAGGAGCACAGCCTCGGCCTGGACACGGTGCGGGGCGAGGGGCCGGATCGGGACCGGGCGGGCAGCAGGGCCCGGGCCGAGGGGCAACCCCGGCTGAGGTGCTGTCACCCTGCAGGGCAAGGCGCTGAGGCCGTTGCCGCCGGCCGACACGGCCTGGGAGGCTGCCCGCGAGGGTATGCGGTTCTACGCCACCTTGCAGGCTGAGGACGGGCACTGGGCAGGTGACTACGGCGGgcccctcttcctcctgccaggtAGGCCTTGCAGGGTGCCTTCCCTGCAAGAGGGGTGAATGTATTGTGTTTGGCTTCAGATAAGAGCCAGCCTGTCTGATCTTCCAGGTCTCCTCATCACATGCCACACTGTAAAGATCCAGCTGCCGGAGGGGTTTCGGAAAGAGATGGTGCGCTACCTGCGCTCTGTGCAGCTCCCGGACGGAGGCTGGGGCTTGTGAGTAGTAAAGAAAGATGCTGCTTTTAGTGATGATACCTCCAAGGTCCAGCGCTTGGAGCTACCGTCAAATCTGCCTAGGCTTGGGGAGTGGGACTTTGCAACTGTGATACCTCTGGGTGGTTGGACTTACTTATGTAGCACTCCAGGTACACCTTTTGCCACAGAGATGGCTGGAGCATCAAGTCTGACGACGGCATCTCCTCTGTGCTACATCATGTGTGACAGGGTAGTTCAGAGCAATGTTTCTCCCTGAGTTAGTTGGTTCTCCCCTTTTCCACAGTCACCCCGGCATCCCACTCCACCCAAGAAAGACAGCCCTGCAGTAGGTTGTGTCTGGCTAATGCTAGTAGCTGGCTAATGGCTATACTGTCTCTGTGTATATGTGTAACAGGCATGTGGAAGACAAATCGACGGTGTTTGGCACAGCACTCAACTACATAGCCCTCAGGATCCTGGGGCTCGGACCAGATGACCCTGACATTGTGCGGGCCCGTGTCAACCTACACAGCAAAGGTCAGCTCTGTTGcacccagcacagcagctgtggggctggtaTGCTGGTGAGAGAGGTCTGGCCAAACCCGAGGGCTGCGTGGATCATGGGGGGCTGACAGGTAGCAGAGGAACTGTTGCTCTTGCTTGCCCTTGATGCCACCTGCATTTTCAATTAATGATGGGAAAATGTGTTACGTTTTTGTACCATTGCCTGCTTGCCCTTTTTCGGGACATGTGTCCCAGTCTGAGTGGCATGCTCCCAAACATGAGAAGTGGATCCTGCGATGGGGAAGAAAGCAGGGAGCTGGCATGGTTGTGTTAAACCTGAAAACTGATACCGTTCTCTGCAGGAGGTGCTGTGGGAATCCCTTCCTGGGGGAAGTTTTGGCTGGCTGTCTTGAACGTTTACAGCTGGGAGGGAATGAACACGCTTCTTCCAGAAATGTGGTATGTGCCACCCTCAGTGTAAAGGTAGGGGTGTTTTCAGTCTTTCCACCAGCCTCGACCCAGAGCTGTCCCAGATGCTGATGTTTGCTGGGATAACTCCAGCTATGGCCTGGAACTGGTGGTGCTCAGGCTACTTGTCAGCTGGGAGACCAGCAGCAAGGCCAGCCAGTGGGTGGATAGCACTGAACATTGCACCAAAGGGAGATGGCAGAACTCATTCCTGTTAGCTTTACCTGATAAATCTGTGTGCTCTCTGACTGCCACCAGTGTCTTCTGCTCTTGTGGCCAGCCAGAACTTGGGCCTTAGCAGGACAAGACAGCCACATGTACAGCTGCCAGCTCTACCCCTCACTTGTACCCTCTCTAATTACTCGAAGCACCACTGGCTGTCAGAAAGTGTATGACATTTTCCCTGGGGGAAACCAGGGGCTGCACAGTACCAAGAGCTGCTGGTGCTTTGTCCTCAAACGCACTTAACCATCAGTCTGCGCCTCTGCCTTCAAAGTCATGTAGGGAAGAGAGAGGCCCCTGAACTGACTTCTCTACTTCCTCCTCTCTGAGCTCGGGATCCTGCCTGCCCTGCATCAGCTGGGCCAGAAGTGGCCCTGGTGCAGAGGGAGCAGCCCTATTGAGGAGGATCTGATCAGGGCCAGGCTGTGTCGATATTCCCTTGTTTTCTCCTGCAGCTGTACCAGCAACAGCAGGTCTGGTACAGGGAATAGAGAAAGGCATGCCCTGCTCCAAGCATCCCCCTGTCAGCATATTGTCTCTCCGTGTTGCCCTTAGCCGTCCTTGTTCCTCACAGTTGCACCTTCTCTGTTGCAAACAGGCTGCTTCCTACGTGGTTCCCAGCCCACCCGTCCCGGCTCTGGTGTCACTGCCGCCAGGTTTACCTGCCCATGAGCTACTGTTATGCCAGGCGTCTGTCAGCAGAAGAGGATGAGCTCATACGGAGCTTGCGGCAGGTAGAGAGCTGACCCTGGTGGGGCTCCCCGACAAGGATATGTGGCTGCCTGACCACCAGCCATGTCCTTGTGGGCCAGCCTCTGGCTCATGAAGTGACAGCTCTCATACCAGCACAGTCTCTCTGTCGGAGGCAGTGGAGCCAAGTTCCAGCAGTAAGCTGCCTCTGGGTGCTTGCTCCCAGCTTGCCAGGCTGATGCCCTTTGTTGTCTTGTGCCAGGAACTGTACGTGGAAGACTATGCCAGCATAGACTGGCCAGCCCAGAGGAACAATGTGGCTGCCTGTGATGTGTACACCCCAcacagctggctgctgggggTTGCCTATGGTGAGTGCAGTGTTGCCTGGGGCACAGGGGCCCTTCACATgtgagctggtggtggtggaacTGAAGATGCCTTGTACTATGGGGGCTCTTTAGATTCTGCTGTCAGCTACTGGCGTATACCCAGGAGCTGGGATGGGAACATGGCTTGTGTGATCCTTGGGCTTCTCCCTCCCTGACAGCAGCAAGGCCTTGTGTCCTGGTCCTTGGGCCACTCTGGGGCACAGCAGTTCCCATGCTTTCCTCAACTGGTCATCATGTGAGCTGTGGTGCAGCCTGCCACAGCAAGTGAATCTGGCTGCATGGGGTGGGTTTTTCATTGCATGTCCCATTCTTCTCCTGTAGCCATTATGAATGTGTACGAAGCCCACCACAGCACCCACCTGCGGCAGCGAGCCATCACAGAGCTGTACGACCACATCAAAGCTGATGACAGATTTACTAAGTGCATCAGCATTGGGCCGGTAGGACAGTTACTGTCAATCCTTTAAAAATCTTGCCCTTTGCTCTTTAGGGACCAGgttttgcccccccccagccctttgcAGTTGTGGTATGTAACCATAATCTTGCCCAGGCACAACTCCTGCTGCTCCTAAGAGCCAAGAGGGTGGCAGGATGTGTGGGCACAAGGGCACATTCCCCAGAGGGTCTCTGCATCCTCCCCAGGGAGGGTAAGGGAGACAGTCCAGCCAACTTCCCAGTGTCGTGGTTCGTAGGCAGTCTCTGACCTCTCATGTTTAATGGAGGGGAGTATTCTGAGGACAAGGAGAGATGCTGTTAACCTGCATGGATTTGATGTGTTTCAGGCTCCTGAAGATTAGGACTTGCCTGTGCTTACCCCAACACCAAGGGGGATGGCACTGGTGGTCTGCTCTCTGCCTGGCCTGGAGCCCTCAGTGCAGTGGGACTCCCAAGCCACGTCTGCATCTGGTGCAGAAAGGCAATGCTGGGCCTGAGTACCTGGCCAGGTCAACTGGGCTATAGAAGTTTGTTTGCAAGGGCTGAtagcactgagggagctggtaacACCATCTCTGTAGGCATAAGTACACTTTTCCTGGCTTAGCTCGTTCTGCCTGTGTAAGGCTAATGTGTAAACCACAGAGGCAGGGGCTCAGGCACTGGTGTAAACCCGTGTGGTCTTGGGCAAACTCATTAGGAGGTTTGATCCCCAAATCCCTTGTGGCAGCAGGGGGAAGCACAAGACAGAATGATTCCCATCTCCTTGAGAGCAATGCTGTGTCTCTTGCTGCctggttgtttagcttggagaaacagaggctgaggggagaccttattgctctctacaactgcctgaaaggaagttgtagcgaggtgggggctggtctcttttcccaagtagcaagtgataggatgagaggaaacggcctcaagttgcaccaggggagatttagattggatattaggaaaaatttcttcacagaaagggtttgtccagcactggaacaggctgcccagggcagtgattgagtcaccgtccctggaggtatttaaaagatgtgtagatgtggtgctgagggatggtttagtggtggacttggcagcgttaggtttacagttggactcgatgatcttaaaggtcttttccaacctaaatgattctatgattaatgctCAAGAGCTTAATGCTAACAGGGCACAGAAGATGcagaggacatggggacagctgTGGCCCTGGTGAGGGGGTACATCTCCTTGTGGTTCGGGGAAATGATCTGAGGGGAAACTCTGGAGTAATCTCATGGGACCTGCCCCACTAAGTCAGCTATGCCAAGTAATGCCCCAGATGGAGCTGTCAGGATTAAGCCGGAGACCACCTCTAGATGGCTTTGTGCTGGGTGGGAGGGATATATGTCTCTGGGGCTGGAAGAAGCTGCATCCAGACCAGTGACAGCACTGCTCTCGGCAGATTTCCAAGACGATCAACATGCTGGTTCGCTGGTTCGTGGATGGGAAGAACTCCCCAGCTTTTCAGGAGCATGTTTCCAGGATCCCTGACTATCTCTGGTAAGGGCTGGGCGTGGGCCACCTGGCACAGCATAGGGCTCTGATTTCTGTGGTGTGAGCACACCATGGCTTTCAACCCGCCTCCTGGCACTCTTGCTGTGCCTGTGCTGCAGCACTGTGCTCTCTCCTCCCACAGGCTGGGCCTCGACGGCATGAAGATGCAGGTGAAGTGCTATAGGAGTTCAGCTGTGACTGAGAGGGACCCTGGGATGCTGGGGAAGTCCATGGAATAATGGGATAGTTTGTTCACCCTGGGCCTGAGCTCCTAGCATCTCTCCTTTGGTGCCTGGTGGCCTTGTCTGTCTCACTGCCACTTCCCCTGGCTGTGCCGGGAGTGAGTAATGTCTGACCTACTAGTTTGCCTCTCTGTGGCTGTGAGCTGAGGGGACAGATCTAGGCCTCCATCCCCTTCATCCCCACAGGTTCTGGGGCCTCACAGGCCCCTTATACTGCGTGTGGACTGAGCTGTGCTTCTCTCATTGTGTCCCTCTGCTCCCTATCTCTAGCCACCTATTCTGTCTTGGCTGTGCACAAAGCAGGCTGAAGCAGCTGTCCTATCCCCTTGCTGTCCCTGAGCTGCTACATCTGTCCCTTCTATGCCAGCACATCAGCCATGATGCTGGGTGACATAAAGCTGACACGCAGGGCAGAGGAAGGTAGTGGGGATAATGCAGGAAGGATATGCTGTCCCATAGACCCCACAGGTATGtcaggctgctgccagcacctgcCCCTCACtatctgctttctctcttccaggGCACAAATGGATCCCAGCTCTGGGATACTGCCTTTGCCATCCAAGCCTTCTTGGAGGTATTGTGTTTCTCAATGCTATGTGCTGCCTTAGGAAAATGGTCTCTCCTGGCGCATCCCTGAATACCAGCAGCTCCTACTGTGACCTCAGACCTCTGCTGTGCCAATTCTGGCATTGCATCGTATGACTGAGCCAGGCAAACACGTCTTCTCAGAGCCCACCTCAGCTGTGGTAGGCAGGGTGTCCGGCACAGCTGTTACAGCCCATCTTTGCCAGCTGCTTTTGACATAGGACCCCACAGTGCCAGCTGAGTGGGTCAGGTTAGACTTCCCAGTTCCTGCAGTCTTCTTCTTGCAAAACCCTGGCCCTTCCTCCTTGCTGTACTTGGCCCCAGATCATTGCCATTTGGCAGGGACAGTGtgcaggtctcctgctttccTGCATTGGGGAAGAAGACAGCTGTGATGGGCATTTTGAAGAGTCATGTGATTGCCCTGGTAAGCCCCTAACATGGTCATGCAAGTATCTATCTCAGTGATGCTGGCAACAGTTGTTGGTTCAGTTTGAAATGGAAACAGGAAATGAAGTATGAATGCAAACCTATAGAAAGGACTATATGAAGGGCCAGGCATTCATGGCACCTAGATCAGCAGGTCAGCAAGGTCCCAGCACATCCTCTTCTTCTTGAGAGTTATGTTTGGTGGCCGTAACTCCTTGCTGACTGCCAGCTGTTCACTTCTGTTTCTAGGCGGAAGCCCAGAAGATGCCTGAATTCACATCCTGCCTCCAAAATGCCTATGACTTCCTCCGGTTCACCCAGGTGAGCAGAGCCAGTTGGTGGTGTCTCTCACACATTGGCTTAGTAGACTTCGCTGCTTCTGAGCCCTGTTGGATGCATCTGTTGCCTTATGAAGAGCTCTTCTGAAGGGCTGGACTAGCAAAGTCCTAGGGACAGCCTCCTCTTTTCTGCTCCGTTGCTGGGAGCCATCTTTGCAGCTTGGAGAGGATATCGGCCAGGCCCAGGGATGAAGGGTTGGGTGCCTAGGCTAAGAGAGGCTGGAAAACTTAAGAGTTCGggcttctttgcctttcatcATACCTGGTACCCACACATTTGAGGCACCCTTCTGGGAAACCCAGAGTCCTTGGCTAGTGACTGCCTGGCTAGTGACTGCTAGCTCCTGCTGGCCAGGCCAGTGGCTCAAGGTGGGGGTCACCGTCAGTGACAGGTATTGCTCATTGTGTTGCCAATGGGAGCATTGAAAGCAGAGGGCTCCCTGGCAGGAAAGCACCTAAAGAGGGGTGCAGCACCTGGGTTCCAGAGCTGATCTCTTTCCCTGTCTGCCTCCCTCAGTAAAAGACAGGTGGTGCCCAGTCCCACACGGTTCTGCATCTACGATGGTTTCAACCCATGGTCCTGGAGCCAAGCacctccagcctgtcctcactTGTTTCTTGTCTCCTGCAGATCACAGAGAACCCACCCGACTACCAGAAATATTATCGTCATATGAACAAGGTGCAATGGCTGAAGTGGTCTCTGAAGGACGCACAAATGGGGCTGGGATTTGGACAGAGGGGATGGGAATGAGGGGCAGCACCTCCTCCCTTACAAGAACAGAACAGGTCAAGGGAAGGTGCTGAGCCCTCCTGAACCCTTTCCAGGGTGGCTTCCCCTTCAGCACCCGAGACTGTGGCTGGATCGTGGCAGActgcacagcagaggggctgaagTCAATTATGCTGCTGCAGGAGAAGTGCCCATTCATAGCCAAGCTTGTTCCCCCTGAGCGCCTCTTTGATGCCGTGAATGTGGTAAGTGCTGCAAAAATTAGGGCCAAGGGAAACGCGGACTGCTAAACTGAGCTAAAATAAGAGAAGTCAAGTCCTGATGAGTTGTTAGAGCTGGTATTACTAAGCTAGTAGAAGGCCCATGGCCTGGTATGACCCCACCATATTTACTGTGATACGGAGCTACACATTGCAGTGATGATCCAGATCAGGCCAGCCTGTCAATGTGGTGTGGAACCTGGGTTATCTGCCAACCCCACAGACTTATGGGTCTCA comes from Numenius arquata chromosome 3, bNumArq3.hap1.1, whole genome shotgun sequence and encodes:
- the LSS gene encoding lanosterol synthase, with the translated sequence MGTGTAMAVDGGAVRRRGGPRRSAAATVLPAWRLHCEGGRQCWRYLGDGDDGEAGGERRAQTALEEHSLGLDTGKALRPLPPADTAWEAAREGMRFYATLQAEDGHWAGDYGGPLFLLPGLLITCHTVKIQLPEGFRKEMVRYLRSVQLPDGGWGLHVEDKSTVFGTALNYIALRILGLGPDDPDIVRARVNLHSKGGAVGIPSWGKFWLAVLNVYSWEGMNTLLPEMWLLPTWFPAHPSRLWCHCRQVYLPMSYCYARRLSAEEDELIRSLRQELYVEDYASIDWPAQRNNVAACDVYTPHSWLLGVAYAIMNVYEAHHSTHLRQRAITELYDHIKADDRFTKCISIGPISKTINMLVRWFVDGKNSPAFQEHVSRIPDYLWLGLDGMKMQGTNGSQLWDTAFAIQAFLEAEAQKMPEFTSCLQNAYDFLRFTQITENPPDYQKYYRHMNKGGFPFSTRDCGWIVADCTAEGLKSIMLLQEKCPFIAKLVPPERLFDAVNVLLSMRNSDGGFATYETKRGGHLLELLNPSEVFGDIMIDYTYVECTSAVMQALRHFHDEFPEHRAPEIRETLQKGLDFCRKKQRADGSWEGSWGVCFTYGTWFGLEAFASMQHTYQDGAACREVDQACQFLLSKQMADGGWGEDFESCEQRTYVQSATSQIHNTCWALLGLMAVRYPDIDVLERGIKVLINKQLPNGDWPQENIAGVFNKSCAISYTAYRNVFPIWTLGRFSRLHPNSPLAGQLQSRSLAGAGKIVQEVLSA